One Streptomyces sp. P9-A2 DNA window includes the following coding sequences:
- a CDS encoding PHP domain-containing protein, with protein MRIDLHTHSTASDGTDSPAGLVRAAAAAGLDVVALTDHDTTRGHAEALAALPDGLTLVTGAELSCRYDGTGVHMLAYLFDPEEPALLAERELVRDDRVPRAQGMIAKLNGLGVPVTWEQVARIAGDGSVGRPHIATALVELGVVETVNDAFTREWLADGGRAHMAKHETDPFEAIRLVKGAGGVAVFAHPAASKRGRTVPESAIAELAEAGLDGIEVDHMDHDPDTRARLRGLAKELGLLVTGSSDYHGSRKSCVPGEFTTDPEVYGEITRRATGAFPVPGAGGA; from the coding sequence GTGCGTATCGATCTGCACACCCACTCCACCGCGTCCGACGGTACGGACTCCCCGGCCGGCCTGGTCCGCGCGGCCGCGGCCGCCGGTCTCGACGTCGTCGCGCTGACCGACCACGACACCACCCGCGGCCACGCCGAGGCCCTCGCCGCGCTCCCCGACGGGCTCACGCTGGTGACCGGCGCCGAACTCTCCTGCCGCTACGACGGCACCGGCGTGCACATGCTGGCCTATCTCTTCGATCCCGAGGAACCGGCGTTGCTCGCCGAGCGCGAGCTGGTCCGGGACGACCGCGTGCCGCGAGCCCAGGGCATGATCGCCAAGCTGAACGGCCTGGGCGTGCCCGTCACCTGGGAGCAGGTCGCCCGGATCGCCGGCGACGGCTCGGTGGGCCGCCCGCACATCGCCACGGCACTCGTCGAGCTGGGCGTGGTGGAGACGGTGAACGACGCCTTCACCCGGGAGTGGCTGGCGGACGGCGGCCGGGCCCACATGGCGAAGCACGAGACCGACCCCTTCGAAGCGATCCGGCTGGTCAAGGGCGCGGGCGGGGTGGCGGTGTTCGCCCACCCGGCCGCGAGCAAGCGCGGCCGGACCGTACCGGAGTCCGCCATCGCGGAACTGGCCGAGGCCGGTCTCGACGGCATCGAGGTCGACCACATGGACCACGACCCCGACACCCGGGCGCGGCTGCGGGGCCTCGCGAAGGAACTGGGGCTGCTCGTGACCGGGTCCAGCGACTACCACGGCAGCCGGAAGAGCTGCGTGCCCGGCGAGTTCACCACTGACCCCGAGGTGTACGGCGAGATCACGCGCCGGGCGACCGGCGCGTTCCCCGTGCCGGGGGCCGGCGGCGCCTGA
- a CDS encoding MarC family protein: MFDVAVFGSLFLTLFVIMDPPGITPIFLALTAGRPAQVQKRMAFQAVCVAGGVIVLFGLIGQQILDYLHVSVPALMIAGGLLLLLIALDLLTGKTDEPQQTKDVNVALVPLGMPLLAGPGAIVSVILAVQKAGSTSAQVSVWAAILAIHVVLWLVMRYSLLIIRVIKDGGVVLVTRLAGMMLSAIAVQQIINGVTQVIRGS, from the coding sequence ATGTTCGACGTCGCCGTCTTCGGCTCCCTCTTCCTGACCCTCTTCGTCATCATGGATCCCCCCGGGATCACCCCGATCTTCCTGGCCCTGACCGCGGGCCGGCCCGCCCAGGTGCAGAAGCGGATGGCCTTCCAGGCCGTCTGCGTGGCCGGTGGGGTGATCGTCCTGTTCGGACTGATCGGGCAGCAGATCCTCGACTACCTGCATGTGTCCGTGCCCGCGCTGATGATCGCGGGCGGGCTGCTGCTCCTGCTGATCGCGCTCGACCTGCTCACCGGCAAGACCGACGAACCCCAGCAGACCAAGGACGTCAACGTCGCTCTGGTCCCGCTCGGTATGCCGCTGCTGGCCGGGCCCGGCGCGATCGTGTCGGTCATCCTCGCGGTGCAGAAGGCCGGCAGCACCTCGGCCCAGGTGTCGGTGTGGGCGGCGATCCTCGCCATCCACGTGGTGCTGTGGCTGGTGATGCGGTACTCGCTGCTGATCATCCGGGTCATCAAGGACGGTGGGGTGGTCCTGGTGACGCGGCTCGCGGGCATGATGCTCTCCGCGATCGCCGTACAGCAGATCATCAACGGGGTCACGCAGGTGATCCGGGGCAGCTGA
- a CDS encoding NYN domain-containing protein, whose translation MNDDLADLNSRIDRTNELLQRMLAEVAKTPSTHAIFVDAGYLYAAAGRLVAGTEDRRAFDLDAEGLIDALIDRARTIFADSRLLRVYWYDGARRRIHTAEQQTVAELPDVKVRLGNLNANNQQKGVDSLIRSDLESLARHRAISDAALLGGDEDLVSAVEAAQGYGARVHLWGIEAPEGRNQAEPLLWEVDSQRTFDLDFFKPYVSRRTAPGYEPTTGRPAREDVRFVGARIAAKWLSERGRDSLVELLPGHPYLPGSVDQDLLVEAEGLLQYSLRGQADLRRALRDGFWDHLQAQY comes from the coding sequence ATGAACGACGACCTGGCGGACCTGAACTCCCGTATCGACCGCACGAACGAGCTGCTCCAGCGCATGCTCGCCGAGGTGGCGAAGACGCCCTCCACGCACGCGATCTTCGTCGACGCGGGCTATCTGTACGCGGCGGCGGGGCGGCTGGTGGCCGGGACGGAGGACCGCCGGGCCTTCGACCTCGACGCCGAGGGACTCATCGACGCGCTCATCGACCGGGCCCGCACCATCTTCGCGGACAGCAGGCTGTTGCGCGTCTACTGGTACGACGGCGCCAGACGCCGCATCCACACCGCCGAGCAGCAGACCGTCGCGGAGCTCCCCGACGTCAAGGTCCGCCTCGGCAACCTCAACGCCAACAACCAGCAGAAGGGCGTCGACTCCCTGATCCGCTCCGACCTGGAGTCACTGGCCCGGCACCGTGCCATCAGCGACGCGGCTCTGCTGGGCGGCGACGAGGACCTGGTCTCGGCGGTCGAGGCCGCCCAGGGGTACGGCGCCCGCGTCCACCTCTGGGGCATCGAGGCGCCCGAGGGCCGCAATCAGGCCGAGCCCCTGCTCTGGGAGGTCGACAGCCAGCGCACCTTCGACCTCGACTTCTTCAAGCCGTACGTCTCCCGGCGCACGGCCCCCGGGTACGAACCGACGACAGGGCGGCCCGCCCGCGAGGACGTCCGCTTCGTCGGTGCCCGGATCGCCGCGAAGTGGCTCTCCGAACGCGGGCGGGACTCGCTGGTGGAACTGCTGCCCGGCCATCCCTACCTGCCCGGCTCGGTCGACCAGGACCTGCTGGTGGAGGCCGAGGGCCTCCTGCAGTACTCCCTGCGCGGCCAGGCCGACCTGCGACGCGCCCTGCGCGACGGCTTCTGGGACCACCTCCAGGCGCAGTACTAG
- a CDS encoding alpha/beta fold hydrolase, giving the protein MTSHAAPASPPAPSPSPPSSPSLLSATPPGARAYRLRTSRGEFAVVDVPPAGGGEPKGVVLSLPGFTGSKEDFTLVHGPLTARGYRSVAVDGRGQYESDGPVDDESVYARAQLARDVLAQAEALGTDVPLHLVGHSLGGQIARAAVLEDHSPFRSLTLISSGPARISVSQEQRVKLLRDALSRMTAAQCWEAILALGPPEEVGGPARGLGGQEHLRRRWLGTSPAQLLATGRQLCAEPDLVAELAAVPMPFHVLSGAHDDTWPVPDLDAMAVRLNAHRTVVVGAGHSPAAERPEATAHALTTFWDGLQGHHNGTPTVTGTATTSTTGAGPLA; this is encoded by the coding sequence GTGACCAGCCACGCCGCCCCCGCTTCCCCTCCTGCTCCTTCCCCCTCTCCCCCGTCCTCGCCCTCTCTCCTCTCCGCGACGCCGCCCGGCGCTCGGGCGTACCGGCTCCGCACCTCCCGTGGGGAGTTCGCCGTCGTCGACGTGCCGCCGGCCGGCGGGGGCGAGCCGAAGGGGGTCGTGTTGTCGCTGCCCGGGTTCACGGGGAGCAAGGAGGACTTCACGCTGGTGCACGGGCCGCTCACCGCTCGCGGGTACCGCAGCGTCGCCGTGGACGGGCGGGGGCAGTACGAGTCCGACGGGCCCGTGGACGACGAGTCCGTTTACGCGCGGGCGCAGTTGGCGCGGGACGTGCTCGCGCAGGCGGAGGCGCTCGGCACGGACGTACCGCTGCATCTGGTCGGACACTCGCTGGGTGGCCAGATCGCCCGTGCGGCGGTACTCGAGGACCACTCCCCCTTCCGTTCGCTCACCCTGATCTCGTCCGGCCCGGCCCGGATCTCCGTCTCCCAGGAGCAGCGCGTGAAGTTGCTGCGGGACGCGCTCTCCCGGATGACGGCGGCGCAGTGCTGGGAGGCGATCCTGGCCCTGGGCCCGCCGGAGGAGGTCGGCGGACCCGCGCGCGGGCTCGGCGGCCAGGAGCATCTGCGCCGACGCTGGTTGGGCACCAGCCCCGCTCAACTACTTGCCACTGGGCGACAGTTGTGCGCAGAGCCGGACCTGGTCGCCGAACTCGCCGCCGTACCAATGCCGTTCCATGTGCTGTCGGGTGCGCATGACGACACCTGGCCGGTGCCGGACCTCGACGCCATGGCCGTACGCCTGAACGCGCACCGCACGGTCGTCGTGGGCGCCGGGCACTCCCCCGCCGCCGAACGGCCCGAGGCCACCGCGCATGCCCTCACCACCTTCTGGGACGGCCTCCAGGGGCACCACAACGGCACCCCCACCGTCACCGGAACAGCCACCACCTCCACCACCGGCGCCGGCCCTCTCGCCTAG
- a CDS encoding DEAD/DEAH box helicase, whose translation MTLPVALTGTDVIGQAKTGTGKTLGFGLPLIERVTVPADVEAGRAKPEDLTDTPQALVVVPTRELCTQVTNDLLTAGKVRNVRVTAIYGGRAYEPQVEALKKGVDVIVGTPGRLLDLAGQKKLNLKDVKALVLDEADEMLDLGFLPDVEKIINLLPARRQTMLFSATMPGAVIGLARRYMSQPTHISATSPDDAGATVANTTQFIYRAHNMDKPELVSRILQADGRGLVMVFCRTKRTAADLADQLKQRGFASGAVHGDLGQGAREQALRAFRNGKVDVLVCTDVAARGIDVEGVTHVINYQSPEDEKTYLHRIGRTGRAGAKGTAITLVDWDDIPRWQLINKALDLGFGNPPETYSTSPHLFSDLGIPEGTKGVLPRSERTRAGLDAEEMEDLGEPGGRGGPRGRGGRSERTDRGERADRGERADSRSVDHERSARTPRRRRRTRGGTPLSDPAQQSAAPAVEDTGEAEAGTAPRTPRRRRRMRGGAQAEATTAPVSAIDSTGPVESAETAVESSVATAEGVSGQALEHPETSETPSRPRRRRSRRSTETAVVDTAAPAGSPVEADAAVAVAVAPSAESTTVTGTAPATGEPEAPAEPRRRRTRKSAAATAPSAAEAVVDTVEVTAESVPEPAPAKPRRTRKSVAEAPGTAPAEAVLDTAEGAETTPRRRTRKATATAVGIPAQAASEAEPAETVATKPRRTRKATAKAETAVDTVEAIEAKPRRTRKAATAVQEPEATVDATAEAKPKRTRKTAAAKAAEAAGATEVVEVVEATEAKPRRRVRKATADTAGIPAQTTSEAEPETSEVKPRVRRPRKAAATVSADSTEA comes from the coding sequence ATGACGCTCCCCGTGGCCCTGACGGGCACGGACGTCATCGGCCAGGCCAAGACCGGTACCGGCAAGACGCTGGGCTTCGGTCTTCCGCTCATCGAGCGTGTGACCGTCCCCGCGGACGTGGAGGCGGGCCGCGCGAAGCCCGAGGACCTCACCGACACGCCGCAGGCGCTCGTCGTCGTGCCCACCCGCGAGCTGTGCACGCAGGTCACCAACGACCTGCTGACCGCCGGCAAGGTGCGCAATGTCCGCGTCACCGCGATCTACGGAGGCCGGGCCTACGAGCCGCAGGTCGAGGCCCTGAAGAAGGGCGTCGACGTGATCGTCGGCACCCCGGGCCGGCTGCTCGACCTGGCCGGGCAGAAGAAGCTGAACCTGAAGGACGTCAAGGCCCTCGTTCTCGACGAGGCCGACGAGATGCTCGACCTGGGCTTCCTGCCCGACGTCGAGAAGATCATCAACCTGCTTCCGGCCCGCCGCCAGACCATGCTGTTCTCGGCGACGATGCCGGGCGCGGTCATCGGACTGGCCCGCCGTTACATGTCGCAGCCCACGCACATCAGCGCCACCTCGCCGGACGACGCGGGCGCGACCGTCGCGAACACCACGCAGTTCATCTACCGCGCGCACAACATGGACAAGCCCGAGTTGGTCTCGCGGATACTCCAGGCGGACGGCCGGGGCCTGGTCATGGTCTTCTGCCGCACCAAGCGCACCGCCGCCGACCTCGCCGACCAGCTCAAGCAGCGTGGCTTCGCCTCCGGAGCGGTCCACGGCGACCTCGGCCAGGGCGCCCGCGAGCAGGCGCTGCGCGCCTTCCGCAACGGCAAGGTGGACGTGCTCGTCTGCACCGACGTCGCCGCCCGCGGCATCGACGTCGAAGGTGTCACGCACGTCATCAACTACCAGTCCCCCGAGGACGAGAAGACGTATCTGCACCGCATCGGCCGTACCGGCCGCGCGGGGGCGAAGGGTACGGCGATCACGCTGGTCGACTGGGACGACATCCCGCGCTGGCAGCTGATCAACAAGGCACTGGATCTGGGCTTCGGCAACCCGCCGGAGACGTACTCCACCTCTCCGCACCTGTTCTCCGACCTCGGCATCCCCGAGGGTACGAAGGGCGTTCTGCCGCGCTCGGAGCGCACCCGCGCCGGACTCGACGCGGAGGAGATGGAGGACCTGGGCGAGCCGGGCGGCCGCGGTGGCCCGCGCGGACGGGGTGGCCGCAGTGAGCGGACCGACCGGGGCGAGCGGGCCGACCGGGGCGAGCGGGCCGATTCCCGTTCCGTCGACCACGAGCGTTCGGCCCGTACGCCGCGCCGCCGTCGCCGTACGCGTGGTGGTACGCCGCTGAGCGACCCGGCGCAGCAGTCGGCGGCCCCGGCCGTCGAGGACACCGGTGAGGCGGAGGCCGGTACGGCTCCCCGCACCCCGCGTCGCCGTCGTCGTATGCGCGGCGGAGCCCAGGCCGAGGCCACGACCGCTCCGGTGAGCGCGATCGATTCCACCGGGCCTGTCGAGTCCGCAGAGACCGCTGTCGAGTCCTCCGTCGCGACGGCGGAGGGCGTGTCCGGGCAGGCTCTGGAGCACCCGGAGACCTCCGAGACCCCGTCGAGGCCGCGCCGCCGCCGTTCCCGCAGGTCCACGGAGACGGCAGTCGTCGACACCGCGGCACCGGCCGGTTCGCCGGTCGAGGCCGACGCGGCGGTGGCGGTCGCCGTCGCCCCGTCGGCCGAGAGCACCACCGTGACCGGGACGGCCCCGGCGACCGGGGAGCCCGAGGCACCCGCCGAGCCGCGTCGCCGCCGGACCCGCAAGTCCGCGGCCGCGACCGCGCCTTCGGCCGCCGAAGCGGTGGTGGACACCGTCGAGGTGACCGCCGAATCCGTACCGGAGCCGGCTCCGGCCAAGCCGCGCCGCACCCGCAAGAGCGTGGCCGAGGCTCCCGGGACTGCCCCGGCCGAGGCCGTGCTCGACACCGCCGAAGGTGCGGAGACCACGCCCCGTCGCCGCACCCGCAAGGCCACCGCGACCGCCGTAGGCATCCCGGCACAGGCCGCTTCCGAGGCCGAGCCGGCGGAGACCGTGGCGACCAAGCCGCGCCGCACCCGCAAGGCCACCGCCAAGGCGGAGACGGCCGTGGACACGGTCGAGGCCATCGAGGCCAAGCCGCGCCGCACCCGTAAGGCGGCCACCGCCGTGCAGGAGCCGGAGGCCACGGTGGACGCCACGGCCGAGGCGAAGCCCAAGCGCACCAGGAAGACGGCGGCCGCCAAGGCCGCCGAGGCTGCCGGGGCCACCGAGGTCGTCGAGGTCGTCGAGGCCACCGAGGCCAAGCCCCGCCGCCGCGTCCGCAAGGCCACCGCGGACACGGCCGGCATCCCGGCACAGACCACGTCCGAGGCCGAGCCGGAGACGTCCGAGGTCAAGCCTCGGGTCCGCCGTCCCCGCAAGGCCGCGGCGACGGTTTCCGCGGATTCCACGGAGGCCTGA
- a CDS encoding ferritin-like fold-containing protein, whose amino-acid sequence MTSSDKPDHAAGTADTPAAPTGVAAMDWAAAAAAPQYRAAVVDLLGALAYGELAAFERLADDAKLAPTLEDKAELAKMASAEFHHFERLRDRLAGIGEEPTVAMEPFVAAYEGFHKQTAPSDWLEGLVKAYVGDSIASDFYREVAVRLDSDTRALVLAVLDDTGHGGFAVEKVRAAIDADPRVGGRLALWARRLMGEALSQSQRVVADRDALSTMLVGGVADGFDLAEVGRMFSRITEAHTKRMAALGLAA is encoded by the coding sequence ATGACGAGCTCTGACAAGCCTGACCACGCCGCGGGCACAGCCGACACTCCCGCCGCGCCGACCGGCGTCGCCGCCATGGACTGGGCGGCCGCCGCCGCCGCCCCGCAGTACCGCGCCGCCGTCGTGGACCTGCTCGGCGCGCTCGCGTACGGGGAACTGGCGGCGTTCGAGCGGCTCGCGGACGACGCCAAGCTGGCCCCCACGCTGGAGGACAAGGCGGAGCTGGCGAAGATGGCGTCGGCCGAGTTCCACCACTTCGAGCGGCTGCGCGACCGCCTGGCCGGCATCGGCGAGGAGCCGACCGTCGCGATGGAGCCGTTCGTCGCCGCATACGAGGGCTTCCACAAGCAGACGGCGCCCTCCGACTGGCTCGAAGGACTCGTCAAGGCCTACGTCGGCGACTCGATCGCCAGTGACTTCTACCGGGAGGTCGCGGTCCGGCTGGACTCCGACACCCGCGCGCTGGTGCTGGCCGTGCTCGACGACACCGGGCACGGCGGGTTCGCCGTGGAGAAGGTGCGCGCGGCGATCGATGCGGACCCGCGGGTGGGCGGGCGGCTCGCCCTGTGGGCGCGTCGGCTGATGGGTGAGGCGCTGTCCCAGTCGCAGCGGGTGGTGGCCGACCGGGACGCGCTGTCGACGATGCTCGTCGGCGGAGTCGCGGACGGCTTCGACCTCGCCGAGGTCGGCCGGATGTTCTCCCGGATCACCGAGGCCCACACCAAGCGGATGGCGGCCCTGGGCCTGGCGGCCTGA